A stretch of DNA from Moritella sp. Urea-trap-13:
GCTATGTTCCGTAATATGGCATGTTCTTTAGTTAGCCACGAGATCATTAAAACGACTCTGCCTAAAGCTAAAGAACTACGTCGTGTAGTTGAGCCTCTAATTACACTTGCTAAAACGGATAGCGTAGCTAACCGTCGTCTAGCATTTGCACGTACCCGCAGCGATGAAGTTGTAGGTAAACTATTTAAAGAATTAGGCCCACGTTTCGAAAACCGTTTAGGCGGTTATACTCGAATCTTAAAATGTGGTCTACGTACTGGCGATAAAGCTCCTATGGCTTACATCGAACTAGTAGATCGTCCAGCTGTTGAAGCTGCTGACGAAGAA
This window harbors:
- the rplQ gene encoding 50S ribosomal protein L17 codes for the protein MRHRKSGRQLNRNSSHRQAMFRNMACSLVSHEIIKTTLPKAKELRRVVEPLITLAKTDSVANRRLAFARTRSDEVVGKLFKELGPRFENRLGGYTRILKCGLRTGDKAPMAYIELVDRPAVEAADEE